One Brassica napus cultivar Da-Ae chromosome C4, Da-Ae, whole genome shotgun sequence genomic region harbors:
- the LOC106394754 gene encoding transcription repressor OFP15-like, translated as MKLPFLNKNNSSFSCSSNSNSVSSSTNTTSWPWPSCHQNPKTTSFRPTTTFTNRIHDQDEDELDPPEGTESIESVIKGLRSSERLIFESKGESNSILEEATTKQEEEEEEEKESFMLLSLESNDPYSDFKGSMEEMVEAHALHHDWRSLEKLLLQFLKVNANTSHRYIFAAFVDLLSNLTLHTNEPININISKEEVERATAGEASTSCCNSMSLGESPLSPLSLFTSCSSSSSSDETSSTSVRFLPLSSLLEMDEKSKDILV; from the coding sequence atgaagctCCCATTTCTAAACAAGAACAACTCTTCGTTTTCTTGTTCTTCAAATTCAAATTCAGTTTCATCATCAACAAATACCACTTCATGGCCATGGCCTTCTTGtcatcaaaaccctaaaaccacaTCTTTCAGACCAACCACCACTTTCACCAACCGTATCCATGACCAAGACGAGGATGAACTCGACCCACCTGAGGGTACTGAGTCGATAGAGAGTGTGATAAAAGGGCTAAGATCATCAGAGAGACTCATCTTCGAAAGTAAAGGAGAATCCAACTCTATACTCGAAGAAGCTACGActaagcaagaagaagaagaagaagaagaaaaggaaagtttcaTGCTCTTGTCCTTAGAATCAAACGACCCTTACTCTGATTTCAAGGGATCCATGGAGGAGATGGTTGAGGCACACGCGCTTCACCACGACTGGAGAAGCCTCGAGAAGCTTCTCTTACAGTTCTTGAAAGTCAACGCCAATACCAGCCATCGATACATCTTCGCCGCTTTTGTCGATCTCCTCTCGAACTTAACACTGCACACGAATGAACCCATCAATATCAACATTTCCAAAGAAGAAGTGGAACGCGCCACCGCCGGAGAAGCAAGCACTTCTTGTTGTAACAGTATGAGTCTTGGCGAGTCTCCGTTGTCTCCTTTGTCACTCTTCACGtcgtgttcttcttcttcttcctccgatGAGACTTCCTCGACGTCCGTACGATTCTTGCCATTGTCTTCTTTGTTAGAGATGGATGAGAAATCTAAAGACATTTTGGTTTAG
- the LOC106394741 gene encoding B3 domain-containing protein At2g36080, giving the protein MSINQYSSEFHYHSLMWQQQQQHHHQNEVVEEKEALFEKPLTPSDVGKLNRLVIPKQHAERYFPLAAAAVDAVEKGLLLCFEDEEGKPWRFRYSYWNSSQSYVLTKGWSRYVKEKQLDAGDVVLFHRHRVDGGRFFIGWRRRGDSSSSSDSYRHLQSNASLQYYPHAGAQAVENQRGNSKTLRLFGVNMECQIDSDWSEPSTPDGFTTYSTNHDQFPIYPEHYPPPYYMDVSFTGDVHQTRSQQG; this is encoded by the exons ATGTCAATAAACCAATATTCAAGCGAGTTCCACTACCATTCTCTCATGTGGCAACAACAGCAGCAACACCACCACCAAAATGAAGTCGTGGAGGAGAAAGAAGCTCTTTTCGAGAAACCCTTAACCCCAAGTGACGTCGGAAAACTAAACCGCCTCGTCATCCCTAAACAGCACGCCGAGAGATACTTCCCTCTCGCCGCCGCCGCCGTAGACGCCGTGGAGAAGGGATTACTCCTCTGCTTCGAGGACGAGGAAGGTAAGCCATGGAGATTCAGATACTCTTATTGGAATAGTAGCCAGAGTTACGTCTTGACCAAAGGATGGAGCAGATATGTTAAAGAGAAGCAACTTGACGCCGGCGACGTTGTTCTCTTTCATCGCCACCGTGTTGACGGTGGAAGGTTCTTCATTGGCTGGAGAAGACGCGGCgactcttcctcctcctccgacTCTTATCGCCATCTTCAATCCAATGCCTCGCTCCAATATTATCCTCATGCAG GGGCTCAAGCGGTGGAGAACCAGAGAGGTAACTCCAAGACACTGAGACTTTTCGGAGTGAACATGGAGTGCCAGATAGATTCAGACTGGTCCGAGCCATCCACACCTGACGGTTTTACCACATATTCAACCAATCACGACCAGTTTCCTATCTACCCTGAACACTATCCTCCTCCGTACTACATG GACGTAAGTTTCACGGGAGATGTGCACCAGACGAGAAGCCAACAAGGATAG